The stretch of DNA TGAACGCGCCTATGAATTGCTGCGCCGCGTGCATTTGTTTGATCGTCGCCATGTCTACCCTGATAAGCTTTCGGGCGGCGAACAACAACGAATTGCGATCGCCCGCGCTTTGGCCCATGATCCACTGCTGATTCTCGCCGATGAACCAACCGGCAATTTAGATGCCACGACCGGCCAAGAGGTGCTGAATTTGCTTGATGAGATGAGCCGTCAAGCAGGAAAAACCCTCTTGATGGTAACCCACTCGCTCGAAGTGGCTCGCCGCGCCGATCGGGTGTTGAGCATGGTCGATGGGCAGTTGGTCGAGCATACTTTGGCCGAGGTCGAACTATGAAGTTGCTCTATCGCAGTAGTTTGCGCTATTTACTCCGCCACCCCGCCCAAGTTTTGCTGGCAATTTTAGGCGTGGCCTTGGGCGTAGCGGTGGTAATCGCGATTGATTTAGCCAATGGTAGTGCTCAACGAGCTTTTATGCTCTCCACCGAGAGCGTCACTGGCAAAACCACCGATCAAATTCTGGGGGGTCAAAATGGCTTGCCCAGCGATTTATACGCTCAGCTACGCACTGAATTAGGCTTATCAGCGGTCGCGCCAGTCGTTGATCGCACAATCAGTCTGCCCAATCAGCCAGGCCGTTCATTTCGTTTATTTGGCATCGACCCCTTTGCCGAACAGCCGTTTCGACCCTATTTGGCGACCCTCTTCAATAACCAAACCGATCTGCAGGCGTTGCTGACTGAGCCAAATACTGGCTTAATTTCAGCGCAAACCGCCCAAACCCTTGCCTTGACCGTCGGCCAAACCCTAGAAACGCGAATCGACGGCCAGCGCCGCAATATCAACATTATTGGGTTGATCGCTGGAGGTGATCAATTAAGCCAAGAAGCCTTGGCCGATTTGATTTTAGTTGATATTTCGACCGCTCAAGAATTGGTTGGTCAGCCCGATCGAATTAGCCGCATCGATTTGATTTTGCCCGAGGAGCAACGCAGCGCAATCCTTGAGCAAATTAAGCCGTTGTTGCCTGCTGATGCGACTCTGACGACACCCGCTGCCCGTAGCGAAACCCTGCAACAGATGACCCGAGCCTTTGAACTCAACTTACAAGCACTCAGTTTGTTGGCCTTGATCGTCGGAGTTTTCCTGATTTACAACACCATGACTTTTTCGGTGGTGCAACGGCGCGGTTTGTTTGGTATTTTGCGCTCGTTGGGTGTGACACGGCGCGAACTGTTCAGCCAAATTCTGATCGAGGCCGCCGTGATTGGCACAATCGGGGCAATCCTCGGGGTGCTGTTGGGTATCGTGCTTGGCCGTGGTTTGGTGCGGCTGGTCACCCAAACGATCAACGACCTCTATTTCAGCGTCAATGTACAAAACATTGCGATTGACAACATGCAATTAATTAAAGGCTTTGGGCTAGGCTTGGGCGCAACCTTGATTGCCGCCAGTATTCCAGCGCTTGAAGCTATGTTCTCGCCACCACGCACAGTGCTGCGGCGCTCCTCAATCGAAGAACAAATTCAACGAATCGTGCCCCGCTTGACCTTGGCAGGTTTGATTTTAGCAGGTTTGGGCGTGGCCGTGCTGCAAATTCCATCGCGCAGTTTGTTCCTGAGTTTTTCAGCCATGTTTGGGGTGATCATTGGTTGTGCCTTGTTCACGCCATTTGTCACCTTGCACATGATGCGGCTGCTGCAAATTCCCCTCAATCGCATGTTTGGCTTGCTTGGTAAAATGGCTGCCCGTGATGTCGTTGCCGCCTTGAGCCGCACAGGCGTGGCAATTGCCGCCTTGATGGTCGCGGTTTCGGTCACGGTTGGCGCTGGCACGATGATTGGCTCGTTTCGCACAACGGTCGTGCGCTGGCTTGATCAATCATTACAAGCCGATGTGTTCGTGTCGGCTCCAAGTTTGAGCGCCAATCGCGCTGATACCCCGATTGATCTAGGCTTGGTCGAACAAATTGATCAACTGCCCAGCGTTGCCTCAATGACGACCTTACTAAACTTACGGGTCGAAAGTGAGCTGGGGCCAGTCCAATTAGCCGTCGCCAATTATCAAGATTCCAGTTTGAGCCGTCGGGCTTTGAGCTTCATCACCGATGCGGAGCAGGCTTGGCAAGGCTTCGCCGAGCAAGGGCAAGTTTGGGTTTCCGAGCCATTTAGTTATCGCTATGGGCGAGGGCTGGGCGATAGCATCACCTTACAAACCGAGCGCGGACCACAACAATTTAGCATCGCCGGAGTCTACTACGATTATGCCTCGGATCAAGGCTATATTTCGATGAATCGGCGTGATTTTGCCAAATATTGGGATGTTGATACGGTGCATTCGATCACAATTTGGCTGGCTGAGAACGCTGATAGTGCCACGACGATCAGTCAAATTCAGGCTTTAGCTGCACCAATTCAAGATTTAAAGGTGCAATCGAACCAAGCCTTGCGCCAAAGCACCTTAGAAATTTTCGACCGCACCTTTGCAATCACGGCGGTTTTGCAGCTATTGGCCACAATTGTTGCCTTTATTGGCATTTTAAGCGCATTAATGGCCTTACAATTAGAACGCAGCCGCGAACTTGGAGTTTTACGTGCCAATGGCATGACCCCACGCCAATTGTGGTTGAGCGTGCTCAGTCAAACTGGTTTAATGGGGCTAACCGCTGGATTATTAGCCTTGCCAGTCGGCTTGATTTTAGCAGTCGTGCTGGTCTATGTGATCAATAAACGATCATTTGGCTGGACGATGCAGCTGATTCTTGACCCCAACTTATTGCTGCAAGCCTTAATTGTAGCGGTTGTGGCGGCGCTGTTGGCAGGCTTGTATCCAGCTTGGAAAATGGGTCGTACCTCGCCAGCGTTGGCTTTGCGGGAAGAATAGCATTCGAGCACAGGCGTGCTCAAAAGGAGGCCAATGAGCACAGAAAGCATCTTTGTTATTGCCGGAAGTTTGGTGTTGATTAGCATTGTGGTCAGCACATTATCGGATCGCTGGGGGATTCCGGCCTTGGTGCTGTTTATGGGCATTGGTATGCTCGCTGGCTCTGACGGCCCTGGCGATATCAATTTCGATAATGCGGCAATCGCCCAAACGGTCGGGATTGTCGCGCTGATTTATATTTTGTTCTCAGGTGGCCTTGAAACCCATTGGCATCGAATTCGCGCGGTGATTGGCCCAGGCTTATTACTGGCCAACATTGGGGTGGTGATTAGCGCCAGTATGGTGGCGGTAATCGCGGTTTGGCTCTTCGATTTGCCGCCAGTCGTTGGCTTATTGCTGGGGGCAATTATCTCCTCAACCGATGCAGCAGCAGTGTTCAATGTGCTTCGAACGCGCGGCGTGCGACTACCTGAGCCAGTTGAATCGCTGATTGAGCTAGAATCAGGCAGCAACGATCCAATCGCAGTGTTTTTAACGATTGGGCTGACGAGTTATCTGACCAGCAACGGCCATTCGGTGGGAGCATTGGCCATCGAGTTTGTGCTCGAAATGGTTTTAGGAGTGGTGATTGGTGGGCTTGGTGGCTATCTGATCACATGGTTGATCAATCGGCTACGCCTGCAAGATGGGCTTTATCCAGTTTTGACCTTATCGATGACGATTATGGTCTATGGGGCTGCCGTCTTAGTTCATGGCAATGGCTTCTTGGCGGTATATGTGGCAGGTTTGGTGGTTGGCAATCGGCCAATTATTCACCGCCGCAGCTTAATTCGCTTTCACGAGGGGATTGCATGGCTCATGCAAATTGCCATGTTCTTAACCTTGGGATTGCTGGTTTACCCATCACAACTTGTGCCATTAATTGGCAAAGGCCTCTTATTGGCAATCTTTTTGATGTTTGTAGCGCGGCCAATTAGCGTGATTGTTGCGCTGGGCTGGACGCGCTTTAAGCTGCGCGAACGCTTAATGATTAGCTGGGCTGGGTTGCGGGGAGCAGTGCCAATCGTTTTGGCCACATTTCCATTAATTGCCGGAGTGCCCCAAGCCAATGATTTGTTTCATTTAATCTTCTTTGTGGTATTAGCCTCAGTCACGGTGCAAGGCATGAGCATCAGTTGGGTGGCTGATCGGCTAAAACTCAATTCGCATGATATTCAAATCAACAGCATGCCCTTGGATTTTATTCCTGAGATCAGCCCTGGGAGTACGGTTTACGAAGTGGTTGTGCCTGATGATGCTCGTTTAGCTGGGCGCAACATTATGGAATTGCAACTGCCACGCGGCGCGTTAGTTGTCTTGATTCGGCGTGGGCGTGAGACGATTGTGCCAAGCGGCAATACGCGGGTTCAAGCCAACGATAAAATTCTGATGTTGGCTGATCAACAGGCACTTGAGGTGATTAACCAACGTCTGAACATTGCCAACCAAACCGCTTAAATCCAAACACTGACCCCTTGCTCAAACGTCTGGGCAAGGGGTCAAATCGGCTATTGCTCGATCACGGTAATGGCTTCGGCGGGCGTTTTCTCACCATACATCACCATCATCAAACCGGGGAAATAGCGATTCATCAAGTGAACTGATGGATAAATCGCGTTACGAATCCAAATAAAGGTCAGGGTTTCATCTTCAAAATCTAGGCTACTCTTGAAGCGCACTTCACCATCACTAAAATCAAGCTCGAAATTCCCAATATGCAAGCCATAATTAGCCCGAATCAAATATTCGGCCACTAATTGGCGCTTATCTTCAGGAACTTTCATGGGAGCATAGGCATAAATCAATAATTGTTCTTGTTCAAGCTTAATTTGGGCCAAACAACGAATATCAACATTTGCGCCTTGATAATGCATGCGATAGGCTGGACGATCTTCGACACGTTGCGGAAACCAGCCATCTTCTTCAAGAAACAGCCCTAAAGTGCTGAAACCACGCCAGCCAGCGGCCTGTTCATGTTCTGGGTCAAGTTCAGGACGGTATTCTGGTTCTTCCATGAGCCACCTCGCATTGAGCATAACACACAGCAACGCTGTGCTACACCGGTTTCTTGCACATTATACCTGAGCAGATCGTCCATGTCATTGGTCTTTCTGCTGATACTATAATGCCTGGCTGTGTCAAGGGCTGTCGCAAGCATGAGCGCACATAGAAACAGCGCAACCAAAACGACTATAAAGCATCAAAGCTCTATGGAGATTTCCCAATGATCGTCTATCAAACTACCCTCGAGCAAATTCGATCAATCATTAAGGCTCAAGCAAATTTTGATATTATCGATTCAATTTATATTCAGAATATTGAATTAGCAGCGATTAATGCTATCCAGCTGCCAATTATCCGCCAGATAATGCAAACGCATAGTATCAACCTGAATGGATTATATTTGTTCAAGCCAATTCATTTGTTCACGCCTAGTATAAATTTTGATCAACTGGCTGAATCAAGTCTGCTTGCTCAACCGATCAATCGGCCAAATACGATCATCGATAAACAAGGTATTGATTATACAATTTGGCTTGAATCGGAAGCTAGTACTGAAGAATTTCACGCTCAATTTAATAACACACTCGATGCAATTAATATGAGTGTCATATTTGTTGATGGCGATGAGTTTGCATTTACAGTTGAAACATTTGATTTCTTCTATCTTCAATTGAATAATGCTGATGAAATAGATCTGTTTGAAGCTCCTGATATTTTGATCAGCAGCCTTGATCGGCCAACCATCGAACTGATGGTTGCAGATATGATCAAACACCAGCAATTCGATGATCGATTTTTATCGAGCGTAATTTAGGTTAATTTGCTTACGTGCTAGCACCCAAATACTACCACGCAACTCCTTGATTATGACAGATTAGCGGTGAAGATCCTGATCGTGATAGGCCCACAGCACATTAACCACTGTCCATTGATCGTTGATTTTAACCAGATGCATATAATCGATCCACTCGTCAGCGGTAAGTTTCACGCTGGCAACGCTCGCTTGGACATCTAAAATTTCAACCGTTTTGCGCGGCGTTGCGGGAAATTTATCGCCAGCTCGATTATAACTTTCGGCCAGCAAAATCATTTCCTCGGCGCTGGCTTCACGCAAATATTGTTTGCCAGTGCCACGATGCGTCCAGAATGTGCGTTTGACCATGCGTGGATGAATACTGCGCTGCATTTGCGCAGGATCAAGGTTGTGCTGAGATTCCAGATAATCCAAGGCTGCTTGCTGAATCGCTGCGATATCGTCGATTGATGAGCTGTGGTGCATTCTATACTCCGCTTGTTCAGAAAAACTAGTGCTTCACCCATGAAGCATTAGTAGTCTAGTAGCCCAAGCACGAGCATGTCAATCGGTCGTTGGCATGATTGCATTTAAAGCAAAAGCCAGCGATCAACAATTGATCGCTGGCTTGAGGCTGAATGCTTATTCGGTAACGTCGATTGGAGCGCCTGCTGGTGGGGTAAAGAAGTCGGCAGGATATGAACCATTGACTTCAAACACACTGTATTCTGATTCAACGAACAAGTCGCCGTTGGTCTCGAAATATTCCGATTTCAACACCACAAATAACTCATCGTCGATCCAGAATTTGAGCCGCGTATTGGCTTGGTCACTATCGCCACCAATGATACATTCGATCACCAAGGCATTGCGACCCAGCAGGCTTTCTTGACCAACGGTTGAAAGCTGATCGCCTGGTTGGGCGCACAAACCATCGTTTTGACCATTCGAATCGATTGAGGAAGTTGGATTGGGAATCACATACAACGCCCCATCCAATTCGCTTGAACTGAACTGCGAGACCGTGCCATCAACCACATTGGGCTGGCCGGCTGGCGAGATCCAAGCCCACGCATCGTCGCCATTCATAATTTGGGTTTCGTATTGTTCGGGGGTATTAGCACCGCTGGGCCAAATAATTTCTTTGCGTAATTTATTTGGTTGCTGCACCCAAATTTTTTCGCTGACTACGCTACCAGTTTCGGGCACATGGGTTTCGAGTACGCCATGCAGCGAATCAATTCCCGTCAAGCCAAAAGCGGTTACTTGTTCGGCACGCCGCAAGGCCTCCTTGGCACTCACCTGATTGACTTGGCTAGGCAGTAAGCCAAAACCAAGCGCCGCCAAGGCCACCCCACACGCGGCGATCATGGCTGGCCGCAACCAACCAACCCGCCGCGTTGCTTGGGGCTTAAGCGCAACTTGGGCTTGAATTGGCTTGAGCAAATTGAGCGAACCTTCGGGTACTTCATGTTCAGCGACGCTGGCGAGTGCTTGTGAAATATGTTTATCGTTATGCATTGCAGACTCCTCGACTACACAGATTCATTAATGATGGGGGCTAAGAGCCGACGTAACCGTTCGCGAGCGCCGAACAAGCGTTGTTTGATTGCGCCTGCGCTAGTGGCGGCATCATCGGCCATTTCGGCCTCGCTCATTCCAAGGTAATAGCGCTGCACAATCGCTGCTCGTTGCAACGGCGTTAGCTGGTTCAAAGCTTGGATAACGCTTTCGCGCAGCGCATCTTGCTCCAACAAGGCCTCTGGTTGAGGTTCGTTGCTCATTAATTCTTCGAACAATACCAAACCAGCAGCGTTTGATTGATCAAGTGAGCTTTGGCGTTCGCGACGTTGGGCATCTTTGAGTGCATCGTTCAATACAATTTTCATAAACCACGGGCCAAAAGCGCGTTGGCTATCAAATTGTTGGATGCGCTGCACCACCCGCAGAAAAGCCGATTGAACAATATCTTCAGCAGCAGCCCGATCGCGGACAACCAAGATCGCTGCGCGGACAGCCTGATATTGATAGTGGTGAACAAGGGGGGCTAGCCCAGCGATATCACCTTGTTTGAGTCGAGCTATAGCTTCGTGATCGTGCATATCCTTCCTTTCAGCCAATTGTTGAGTGCGCCCTCACTAGTTATATCCAAGCACAGGCTAAAAAGTTAGGCCACAGCAAAGAGAGCATAGAACATAGAGCATAGAACAAATCAAAAGGCAAAAGCCGAGGCGCAGAGTATTTGATCCACGAAGTGCACGAAGGACACGAAGGGGGTAAAGAACAGGAATTTGAGGCAACAATGCAGTGTTCAGCCATTTGGCATACCAACATAATCAAATAAATCTGTGCTCATCTGTGGCTAAAAAATAGAGCTGGGCGCTCTTCGTGGTCTCGTTCTGCTTAGCAAATCAGGATTGAACAATCACAGCATGGCAGCTAGAATACGATCCTGAATAGATCATCACTCCCTGCAAGGAGCCTGCATGCGGTTGGTTAGTCTGCCAGTCAATCGTGCGTTACGCCCATTGATTCGTTCGATCATATTGCATCAATCGCATGAAGCCGCAGCCACGGCCTATCCGGTCTTGCCAACACCATTTCCGGTGGCTGGAATCCAATATCAAGGGCGTTTGGCCGTACATCAGCAGCCAATAAATACGTTTAAACGTTTAAATCGCCTAGGCTTGACGGGATTACAATCAACAATTCGCCAATTTCAGCCCGACCAACAAACCCAAACAATCTTGCTGGTTTTTCAACCGTATGGCGTGTTTGCCAGTTTCAAGCATACAATGGCTGATTTGCACGATCAGCATGTGCCATTGCACGAATTTATAGCCGCGAGTCAGCTCGAATATCTGATTGAGCAAATCGACACGCTAGCCTTACAATCAGCCGATCTAACCAGCGTTGCCGAACTAATTAGTCAATTTGTATATGATCAACTCATGCCACAAGCATACTCGCCCCACGCTAGCCTCATCAATGCGGTAAAGATTCTGCTTGCATCCAAGGGCACATATCCGATTAGCCAGCTTGCGCGTGAGGTCAACCTCAGTCGGCGACAACTAGAACGGCTATTCAACCAGCAAATTGGCTTGCAACCAAAGGCTTATGCCAGCTTAGTCCAATTTGATCAGGCGATGCGCTCATTGGCCAAACGTGATTCTTGGGCCAGCCTCGCCCATGATTCAGGCTACGCAGATCAGGCCCATTTTATTCGCCAATTTGCCTCCCGCGTCGGTCAATCGCCAGCAGCCTATGCGGCCAGCAGCAAGGATGTCGCATTTCTTCAATCATTGCTACTGGCTGAGAACTAAACTAGCTCCATAGCATTCAGTTATGGAGCAACACCATGGCAACGTTTGATCAAACCCTGCTACAAGCCTGTGCCGAGAGCACCCTCAACGGAACCTTACCCTTTCCCGAGGTGATTCAGCGACTAAGCCCAAGTGTCGAGCAATATCATGTTGATCTGATTCGGCTTGAAATGACCTACTATGGTCATCAAGGCCAAAGCTTCGTCTATCGATTAAGCCTAAACGAGCTGCCAGCAATTGCCAACCAACTAGATTTAGTCGCCTTTCAAACAGCTCTCAAGGCATCGCAACGCGGCGAAATCAGCTATCCCACATTTTTGCAGCAAAGCATGGCCGCAGGAGTCAGTAGTTATTTCGTTTTCCTCAGCGGGCGCTTGGCGATCTATGTTGGCCGCAACGGAGCCTATTCAGTCGAGCCATTTCCAGCACAACCATAACCTAGCTTTTGGCAATTGAATACAACAGCGCGGGCGAGCCATCGAGCACCAGCTCGCGCTCCAAGTGCATGCCCATTTTTTCAGCTACCCGAATTGAAGCAGCATTTTCGGGGATTGGTAAGCAAATTAAACGATCAAATTTAAGCTGATCAAACCCATAGGCAACAATTGCTTGAGCTGCCTCGGTTGCCAAACCCTGCCTCCAATAAGCTCGATCGAGCAAATAGGCTACTTCAACTTCTTGGCGCTCGTCGATCACCCATGGCAGTAAACCACAGCGCCCAATGAATTCTCCAGTTGGTTTATAAATCGTTGCCCACAAGCCATAGTCATAGTCGCCGTAATAAACCTTGATAATCCAATCAAGCTCGGCTTGAGTTTCGGCGCGACTCAACACACCCTCAGGGAAGTGCTCACGAATAATCGGATCACGATACAGTCGGAATAATGCCTCAAGATCATCAGGGGTTAATTTGCGCAATATCAAGCGCTCAGTTTCCAGAATTTGCCGATCATCTGCCATCGTTGCCACTCCTTTAACGAATCAACGGAATGCTAACAGGCTTGGCGCTGCGGCAAATCAATCGCTTGATGGAGCTTTAACCGGGCAACCCGCCCTTCATGCTATAATCTGTAGCAGGTTGCAGCCCAACGGTGTAGTGAGGAATTACGGCGATGAATCAGCTTGGTCGGCTTAAACGGGTTCCCATTCATGATGCTTGGCGGCAGGCAGCCAGCCATTTTACCCACTGGCTCACCCAAGCCGAAAATATCGCCCAGCTCAACACTGCCACCAACCTCGAATTACGCTTTGAAGCACTCAACAAGGGCACTGGCAATTTACGCCAAAGCTTGGTGTGCTACGATCAACGCACCGAAACCAAGGTCTTGATCGAAAATCAATTAGCTGGCAGCGATCATGCCCATCTTGGGCAATTACTTACCACCGCTAGCACGGTCAAAGCTACAATTTTAATTTGGATTGCTGAACATTTTACGCCTGAGCATCGCGCTACGATCGAATGGCTCAATCAACAAACCCTGCCTCATTTGTTATTTTTTGCGATTGAGCTAGAGTTATGGCAAATTGATGATTCGCCCTTTGCCCCACACTTCAAGCTGATTTGCAAACCAGCCGATTGGGAATTAGCAATCACCAACGAGCCATTTCCAGCAGCGCCGCCCGCTCCGGCCAACCCCAGCAAAAATATTTATTTAGGCTATTGGATGCGCTTTAATGCCATGTTACGTGAGCGCAATAGCCACCTTAGCGCTAAAAAACCGCATTCTGAGCCAAGCACCAGCTTTGCCTTAGGCCGTGCCGATTGCAGCTTACAAGCAGTCTTGAATCAACGCGATAATTGGATTGGCGTAGCGGTAATGCTCAGTGGGATTTCAGCCAAGCTGCGTTTTCGTTGGTTGCGCCAACAACGGGTGGCAATTGAGCAACAATTAGGGGTTGGCCTCGAATGGCGCGAAAATCCTTTGACGAAAGAATATCAAATTTGGCTGATTCGGCGCAATGCCAATTTGCACGATCATCAGCAATGGGGTGATCATCACGTTTGGATGATCGATACCCTCGAGCGTTTTTACCGCGTGTTTACGCCACTGCTCAAACAACTCTACATTCGCAACGAGCCTGAGCATAGTTGATGTTCAACTTAGCGCCGCCGGCTTTGCAAATACTCAGTGCCACGGCTAAAGGCTTGGGCCAAGGTTGCAGCCGTATCAATCACCGAAAGATCTAGTTGTAAATTAACTAAGGTTTCGGCCATATCAGGGCGAATCCCCGCCAAAATTACCCGTGCACCCAGCAATTGAGCCGCATGCGAAGCACTGATCAAGGCTCGCGCAACTGATTGATCGACAACTGGCACACCTGTAATATCCATAATTACAACTTTAGCTTGTTGTTGTTCAATCGCTTTGAGCAAGGTTGCATTAATATCGCCAGCCCGATTGGCACTAAATTCACCCACCAACGGCATCACCAGCATATGTTTGGTAATTGGAATGGTCGGCATGCTCAGGCGGCGCACAGTTTCAAGCAAGCGTTCTTGTTCAACATTTTGGGCTTGCACCTCAGCCAAAGCCTGATTCAACTCGCCAGTTCTGGTAACAACCAAGCTTTCAAGCTCTTCATTCATTTTGGAAAGCCGTGTTTGCGAGGCATTTAGGCCAACCACCATCGTATTGAAGGCCTCGCCAAGGCTAGCTAATTCGTCGCGGGTGTTGAGGTGCACCGGAGTATAGGCATTGGGATCATCGGTAAAACGGGTGACGCTTGCATATAATTTTTGAACTGGCAAGGCCAATCGCCGACCAACATACCAACCAATCGCCGCCACAATCGGCAAGGCAATCCCAATCACAATCAACAAACTAATTGCCAACGTTTGAACATTACTATAAATAACCTCAAGTGGTCGTTCGACGATCAAAATCCAATCGGTAGGATCAAGCGAGGTGCGCACGCCCAAAACTTCTTCGCCAAAGGGGCTACGATAGGTTTCAATCGAATTGCCAGTTTGCAGCAAGGGTAAGCTGGATAAATCTTGATTCTCGATCAGTGCTTGGGTATTGGCGGCACTAATTAATTGGCCTTGTTGATTGATCACCAACACCCGCATTTGAGCGGCTGATTCAATCCGCGAAGTCGTTTCCCAAATCCGATCCATGCTAATATCAGCGACCAGAATTAATTGGGCGTTGGCATTGCCTAAAATTGGCAAAGCCATCCGAAAGTGCGGCACCTCGCTGGGGGCAAGTGGCAAGGAGAGCGCTTGCAAGGGCGCAGGGTTTTCAATTGCAACTTGGCGATTTCGCACCATTTGCAATAATGGTGCGCCAGCCAACGATTCGGGCATGCGCACGCCACGCAAGCGGGCCGCCACGGCGATTCGTTCACCATTCAGATTATAGACACCAACTTCAGAAAAACTTGAGCCAAACAGCACTTGCGAACCTAGTTGCAAATCGCTCAACTGACTAGGATTACCATTATTTCCAAGCGTTTCAGCAGCGCCGCGCAACTCATCCATACTATTAAGCACAAAGCGCCGATAATCTTCAGCTGCTAGGTTGGTGAGCGCCACTTGTTGATTTTGCGCCGAACGCTGTTGCGCTCGATAGCTAATCGTCAAGGCGATTGCCCAAACCGCTAATAACGGCAACAACGCCGCAAGCAAGATAATCCAGGTAACTCGTTGG from Herpetosiphon gulosus encodes:
- a CDS encoding FtsX-like permease family protein; its protein translation is MKLLYRSSLRYLLRHPAQVLLAILGVALGVAVVIAIDLANGSAQRAFMLSTESVTGKTTDQILGGQNGLPSDLYAQLRTELGLSAVAPVVDRTISLPNQPGRSFRLFGIDPFAEQPFRPYLATLFNNQTDLQALLTEPNTGLISAQTAQTLALTVGQTLETRIDGQRRNINIIGLIAGGDQLSQEALADLILVDISTAQELVGQPDRISRIDLILPEEQRSAILEQIKPLLPADATLTTPAARSETLQQMTRAFELNLQALSLLALIVGVFLIYNTMTFSVVQRRGLFGILRSLGVTRRELFSQILIEAAVIGTIGAILGVLLGIVLGRGLVRLVTQTINDLYFSVNVQNIAIDNMQLIKGFGLGLGATLIAASIPALEAMFSPPRTVLRRSSIEEQIQRIVPRLTLAGLILAGLGVAVLQIPSRSLFLSFSAMFGVIIGCALFTPFVTLHMMRLLQIPLNRMFGLLGKMAARDVVAALSRTGVAIAALMVAVSVTVGAGTMIGSFRTTVVRWLDQSLQADVFVSAPSLSANRADTPIDLGLVEQIDQLPSVASMTTLLNLRVESELGPVQLAVANYQDSSLSRRALSFITDAEQAWQGFAEQGQVWVSEPFSYRYGRGLGDSITLQTERGPQQFSIAGVYYDYASDQGYISMNRRDFAKYWDVDTVHSITIWLAENADSATTISQIQALAAPIQDLKVQSNQALRQSTLEIFDRTFAITAVLQLLATIVAFIGILSALMALQLERSRELGVLRANGMTPRQLWLSVLSQTGLMGLTAGLLALPVGLILAVVLVYVINKRSFGWTMQLILDPNLLLQALIVAVVAALLAGLYPAWKMGRTSPALALREE
- a CDS encoding potassium/proton antiporter; its protein translation is MSTESIFVIAGSLVLISIVVSTLSDRWGIPALVLFMGIGMLAGSDGPGDINFDNAAIAQTVGIVALIYILFSGGLETHWHRIRAVIGPGLLLANIGVVISASMVAVIAVWLFDLPPVVGLLLGAIISSTDAAAVFNVLRTRGVRLPEPVESLIELESGSNDPIAVFLTIGLTSYLTSNGHSVGALAIEFVLEMVLGVVIGGLGGYLITWLINRLRLQDGLYPVLTLSMTIMVYGAAVLVHGNGFLAVYVAGLVVGNRPIIHRRSLIRFHEGIAWLMQIAMFLTLGLLVYPSQLVPLIGKGLLLAIFLMFVARPISVIVALGWTRFKLRERLMISWAGLRGAVPIVLATFPLIAGVPQANDLFHLIFFVVLASVTVQGMSISWVADRLKLNSHDIQINSMPLDFIPEISPGSTVYEVVVPDDARLAGRNIMELQLPRGALVVLIRRGRETIVPSGNTRVQANDKILMLADQQALEVINQRLNIANQTA
- a CDS encoding YbjN domain-containing protein, with the translated sequence MEEPEYRPELDPEHEQAAGWRGFSTLGLFLEEDGWFPQRVEDRPAYRMHYQGANVDIRCLAQIKLEQEQLLIYAYAPMKVPEDKRQLVAEYLIRANYGLHIGNFELDFSDGEVRFKSSLDFEDETLTFIWIRNAIYPSVHLMNRYFPGLMMVMYGEKTPAEAITVIEQ
- a CDS encoding nuclear transport factor 2 family protein; this translates as MHHSSSIDDIAAIQQAALDYLESQHNLDPAQMQRSIHPRMVKRTFWTHRGTGKQYLREASAEEMILLAESYNRAGDKFPATPRKTVEILDVQASVASVKLTADEWIDYMHLVKINDQWTVVNVLWAYHDQDLHR
- a CDS encoding sigma-70 family RNA polymerase sigma factor; amino-acid sequence: MHDHEAIARLKQGDIAGLAPLVHHYQYQAVRAAILVVRDRAAAEDIVQSAFLRVVQRIQQFDSQRAFGPWFMKIVLNDALKDAQRRERQSSLDQSNAAGLVLFEELMSNEPQPEALLEQDALRESVIQALNQLTPLQRAAIVQRYYLGMSEAEMADDAATSAGAIKQRLFGARERLRRLLAPIINESV
- a CDS encoding helix-turn-helix domain-containing protein; the encoded protein is MRLVSLPVNRALRPLIRSIILHQSHEAAATAYPVLPTPFPVAGIQYQGRLAVHQQPINTFKRLNRLGLTGLQSTIRQFQPDQQTQTILLVFQPYGVFASFKHTMADLHDQHVPLHEFIAASQLEYLIEQIDTLALQSADLTSVAELISQFVYDQLMPQAYSPHASLINAVKILLASKGTYPISQLAREVNLSRRQLERLFNQQIGLQPKAYASLVQFDQAMRSLAKRDSWASLAHDSGYADQAHFIRQFASRVGQSPAAYAASSKDVAFLQSLLLAEN
- a CDS encoding DUF1398 family protein: MATFDQTLLQACAESTLNGTLPFPEVIQRLSPSVEQYHVDLIRLEMTYYGHQGQSFVYRLSLNELPAIANQLDLVAFQTALKASQRGEISYPTFLQQSMAAGVSSYFVFLSGRLAIYVGRNGAYSVEPFPAQP
- a CDS encoding GNAT family N-acetyltransferase → MADDRQILETERLILRKLTPDDLEALFRLYRDPIIREHFPEGVLSRAETQAELDWIIKVYYGDYDYGLWATIYKPTGEFIGRCGLLPWVIDERQEVEVAYLLDRAYWRQGLATEAAQAIVAYGFDQLKFDRLICLPIPENAASIRVAEKMGMHLERELVLDGSPALLYSIAKS
- a CDS encoding DUF4268 domain-containing protein, giving the protein MNQLGRLKRVPIHDAWRQAASHFTHWLTQAENIAQLNTATNLELRFEALNKGTGNLRQSLVCYDQRTETKVLIENQLAGSDHAHLGQLLTTASTVKATILIWIAEHFTPEHRATIEWLNQQTLPHLLFFAIELELWQIDDSPFAPHFKLICKPADWELAITNEPFPAAPPAPANPSKNIYLGYWMRFNAMLRERNSHLSAKKPHSEPSTSFALGRADCSLQAVLNQRDNWIGVAVMLSGISAKLRFRWLRQQRVAIEQQLGVGLEWRENPLTKEYQIWLIRRNANLHDHQQWGDHHVWMIDTLERFYRVFTPLLKQLYIRNEPEHS